One window of Etheostoma spectabile isolate EspeVRDwgs_2016 chromosome 6, UIUC_Espe_1.0, whole genome shotgun sequence genomic DNA carries:
- the ino80e gene encoding INO80 complex subunit E isoform X3, translated as MVSPFTTHENDVTKVNNSMSHRQTRSIEMNGQADVEVDYKRKYKNLKRKLKFLVYEQECFQEELRRAQRKLLKVSRDKSFLLDRLLQYERVDEDSSDSDATVSSENSEGEGPRERERERDGPKKRRSSPGACLPSSSPHLSLLSRPGVNAPQSSGSGPYLNTVVAPMAANYPSAPAAPPAASGPFSWVPRQMLSGDAAEEEGESDGDSDRGDEDRGEGDEAELVIDIPNE; from the exons atggtcTCGCCCTTCACGACGCATGAAAACGACGTCACAAAAGTAAACAACAGCATGTCGCACAGACAGACTCGATCAATAG AAATGAACGGTCAAGCGGACGTCGAAGTTGACTACAAGCGGAAATACAAAAATCTCAAACGAAAATTAAAATTTCTTGTTTAT GAACAGGAATGCTTTCAGGAAGAGCTGAGGAGAGCACAGAGGAAACTTCTCAAAGTTTCCAGGGACAAAAG CTTCCTTCTGGACCGACTGCTGCAGTATGAGAGGGTAGATGAAGACTCCTCAG ATTCAGATGCAACAGTTTCTTCAGAAAATAGTGAAGGAGAAGGCCCcagggagagggaaagagaacgAGATGGTCCAAAAAA GCGAAGAAGTAGTCCTGGGGCGTGTCTTCCTTCATCCTCCCCTCATCTCTCCCTGCTGTCCCGTCCTGGTGTAAATGCCCCACAGTCATCAGGCTCTGGACCCTACCTTAACACT GTTGTTGCCCCGATGGCAGCTAATTACCCATCAGCTCCTGCAGCCCCTCCAGCAGCCAGTGGCCCCTTCAGCTGGGTTCCAAGACAGATGCTTAGCGGAGATGCagctgaggaggagggagagagcgaTGGTGATAGTGACAGAGGAGATGAAGACAGAGGGGAGGGAGATGAGGCTGAACTGGTCATTGACATCCCTAATGAGTGA
- the ino80e gene encoding INO80 complex subunit E isoform X1, which yields MVSPFTTHENDVTKVNNSMSHRQTRSIEMNGQADVEVDYKRKYKNLKRKLKFLVYEQECFQEELRRAQRKLLKVSRDKSFLLDRLLQYERVDEDSSDSDATVSSENSEGEGPRERERERDGPKKRRSSPGACLPSSSPHLSLLSRPGVNAPQSSGSGPYLNTMPFPPEYLAPPAERMKKERKTKTPKNKRETTGKVVAPMAANYPSAPAAPPAASGPFSWVPRQMLSGDAAEEEGESDGDSDRGDEDRGEGDEAELVIDIPNE from the exons atggtcTCGCCCTTCACGACGCATGAAAACGACGTCACAAAAGTAAACAACAGCATGTCGCACAGACAGACTCGATCAATAG AAATGAACGGTCAAGCGGACGTCGAAGTTGACTACAAGCGGAAATACAAAAATCTCAAACGAAAATTAAAATTTCTTGTTTAT GAACAGGAATGCTTTCAGGAAGAGCTGAGGAGAGCACAGAGGAAACTTCTCAAAGTTTCCAGGGACAAAAG CTTCCTTCTGGACCGACTGCTGCAGTATGAGAGGGTAGATGAAGACTCCTCAG ATTCAGATGCAACAGTTTCTTCAGAAAATAGTGAAGGAGAAGGCCCcagggagagggaaagagaacgAGATGGTCCAAAAAA GCGAAGAAGTAGTCCTGGGGCGTGTCTTCCTTCATCCTCCCCTCATCTCTCCCTGCTGTCCCGTCCTGGTGTAAATGCCCCACAGTCATCAGGCTCTGGACCCTACCTTAACACT ATGCCCTTCCCACCAGAGTATTTGGCTCCCCCAGCTGAACgaatgaagaaagagagaaaaacaaagacgcCTAAAAACAAGAGAGAGACTACGGGGAAg GTTGTTGCCCCGATGGCAGCTAATTACCCATCAGCTCCTGCAGCCCCTCCAGCAGCCAGTGGCCCCTTCAGCTGGGTTCCAAGACAGATGCTTAGCGGAGATGCagctgaggaggagggagagagcgaTGGTGATAGTGACAGAGGAGATGAAGACAGAGGGGAGGGAGATGAGGCTGAACTGGTCATTGACATCCCTAATGAGTGA
- the ino80e gene encoding INO80 complex subunit E isoform X2: MNGQADVEVDYKRKYKNLKRKLKFLVYEQECFQEELRRAQRKLLKVSRDKSFLLDRLLQYERVDEDSSDSDATVSSENSEGEGPRERERERDGPKKRRSSPGACLPSSSPHLSLLSRPGVNAPQSSGSGPYLNTMPFPPEYLAPPAERMKKERKTKTPKNKRETTGKVVAPMAANYPSAPAAPPAASGPFSWVPRQMLSGDAAEEEGESDGDSDRGDEDRGEGDEAELVIDIPNE, translated from the exons ATGAACGGTCAAGCGGACGTCGAAGTTGACTACAAGCGGAAATACAAAAATCTCAAACGAAAATTAAAATTTCTTGTTTAT GAACAGGAATGCTTTCAGGAAGAGCTGAGGAGAGCACAGAGGAAACTTCTCAAAGTTTCCAGGGACAAAAG CTTCCTTCTGGACCGACTGCTGCAGTATGAGAGGGTAGATGAAGACTCCTCAG ATTCAGATGCAACAGTTTCTTCAGAAAATAGTGAAGGAGAAGGCCCcagggagagggaaagagaacgAGATGGTCCAAAAAA GCGAAGAAGTAGTCCTGGGGCGTGTCTTCCTTCATCCTCCCCTCATCTCTCCCTGCTGTCCCGTCCTGGTGTAAATGCCCCACAGTCATCAGGCTCTGGACCCTACCTTAACACT ATGCCCTTCCCACCAGAGTATTTGGCTCCCCCAGCTGAACgaatgaagaaagagagaaaaacaaagacgcCTAAAAACAAGAGAGAGACTACGGGGAAg GTTGTTGCCCCGATGGCAGCTAATTACCCATCAGCTCCTGCAGCCCCTCCAGCAGCCAGTGGCCCCTTCAGCTGGGTTCCAAGACAGATGCTTAGCGGAGATGCagctgaggaggagggagagagcgaTGGTGATAGTGACAGAGGAGATGAAGACAGAGGGGAGGGAGATGAGGCTGAACTGGTCATTGACATCCCTAATGAGTGA
- the si:ch73-54f23.2 gene encoding uncharacterized protein si:ch73-54f23.2: MLCPAAVSAAAAAVWLLAMLGPGLSLPAEDNSEQGFSLCSHCFYRQTPPQGASARSLLRSFCHRLPGGQAFATLSKPTCDTAVYSAFHLSHGWTEKKEEEGKELVTEEEEHNIKVAVPALLRGGMNPSHAVSPTDPPLQHWDSTVTTLVQSSINPQCSTLGGDLYILTGVGGFGAADDEDECQTKPLWSAMCCAVPDGKSGFSMGLIRETGQEERYVSVKELEEMLGVSELFSEGCGGADEETVGIRVDLQSEGLPGNIQKLDAGLTGENTDSNTAGQVTEELVVGESSADYEAVDEQETDTNSSSTLVYVLSTTMSILTAPLQPVFSRVTQLPGQVTYVLQEDLGVLSALPGETFSLLHLLTSDLLSWMGLAGETLLGIGENCFSSVYYGSSSMLGALLNSCETGVTGMGTLAGDTVGIFCGALDNAWWVTKFFGGRLWEQIECYVGTVLLEMGGQVTTVGRGVERLVFRSGNGVGNVFKLGGGLITGMVGMVFGDVREAFGQESD; the protein is encoded by the exons atgctgtgtcctgctgctgtcagtgCAGCTGCTGCGGCTGTCTGGCTGCTGGCGATGCTGGGCCCAGGCCTGTCTCTTCCAGCTGAGGACAACTCAGAGCAAGGCTTCAGCCTTTGCAGCCACTGCTTCTACAGACAGACGCCTCCTCAGGGAGCCTCTGCACGGTCGCTGCTGCGCTCATTCTGCCACAGACTGCCTGGGGGACAGGCGTTTGCTACTCTGTCCAAACCGACCTGTGACACAGCTGTCTACTCTGCCTTCCATCTCAGCCACGGATGGAcagagaagaaggaagaggagggcaAAGAGCTTGTG acagaggaagaagaacacAACATTAAAGTAGCAGTACCAGCCCTACTCAGAGGAGGAATGAATCCTTCTCATGCTGTCTCACCCACAGATCCCCCGCTTCAACACTGGGACTCAACAGTCACAACACTGGTCCAGTCAAGCATCAATCCCCAGTGCAGCACTTTAGGGGGGGATCTCTACATCCTGACCGGGGTAGGAGGTTTCGGGGCTGCTGATGATGAAGACGAGTGTCAGACAAAACCTCTGTGGTCTGCAATGTGCTGCGCTGTCCCAGACGGGAAGAGTGGCTTTAGCATGGGGTTAATCAGAGAAACAGGACAAGAGGAGAGGTATGTGAGTGTgaaggagctggaggagatgCTGGGAGTGTCTGAGCTGTTCTCAGAAGGCTGTGGAGGAGCAGATGAGGAGACTGTTGGAATCAGAGTGGATCTTCAAAGTGAGGGGCTCCCTGGAAACATACAAAAGCTTGATGCAGGTCTTACTGGTGAAAACACGGATTCAAACACTGCTGGTCAAGTCACTGAAGAGCTGGTGGTTGGTGAGTCCTCAGCTGACTATGAAGCTGTGGATGAACAAGAGACAGATACCAATTCCAGCAGCACTCTGGTCTACGTCCTCTCCACCACCATGTCCATCCTCACAGCTCCGCTGCAGCCTGTGTTCTCCAGAGTCACGCAGTTACCTGGACAG GTGACATATGTTCTTCAAGAAGACCTTGGGGTTCTGTCTGCCCTGCCCGGAGAAACCTTCTCCCTGCTCCACCtcttgacctctgaccttttgTCTTGGATGGGCTTAGCTGGAGAAACATTACTGGGTATTGGGGAAAACTGCTTCTCCAGTGTCTACTACGGCTCGTCCTCAATGCTGGGGGCCCTGCTGAACAGCTGCGAAACTGGGGTAACTGGCATGGGGACCCTGGCTGGAGACACAGTGGGGATATTTTGTGGTGCGTTGGATAATGCATGGTGGGTGACCAAATTCTTTGGAGGGCGGCTGTGGGAGCAGATTGAATGTTACGTAGGTACAGTGTTGTTAGAGATGGGGGGTCAGGTGACAACTGTAGGTAGAGGGGTGGAGAGGCTGGTGTTTAGAAGTGGAAATGGGGTGGGTAATGTGTTTAAGCTGGGAGGGGGTTTAATAACGGGGATGGTGGGTATGGTCTTCGGTGATGTAAGAGAAGCTTTTGGGCAGGAGTCAGATTAA